One Synechococcus sp. Nb3U1 genomic window, GTTTCCGGCATTGAATGGCAAAGTGATCGCTGGCAAGTGATGACGGCCTCTGGCCCCGTTTGGGGAAAGTATTTGGTTGGCGCAGATGGGGCAAAAGGCTCCATGGCCAAGTGGTTAGGCTTTCAGGAACGGCAACGACGACTGGCTGCTGCCCTAGAAGCAGAGGTTCCCGTTTCGCAGCCGCAAACCGCCGCTGCCCATTTCGACTTTGGTGCTGTTAGTAATGGCTACATCTGGAACTTCCCCAAAGCGGATGGCTACTCGATTGGGGCTGGCACTTTTCGAGGTGGAGAAAAACAAAACCTGCGGCAGATCGCGGCAGACTATGCCCAAACCTTTGGGGTGGACTTGAACTCGGTTAAGCAATTTGGCCACCCGATTTGTCTTTGGGATGAAGATCAGCCGCTACACACCCAAAATGCCCTCTTGGCCGGGGATGCCGCCTGTGTGATCGATCCCTTCACTGCCGAAGGGATTCGCCCCTCTCTGCTCACCGGCCTGTTGGCGGCCCAGGCGATCGACTCTGCCTTGACTGGAAATAGGGATGCATTGGCCAACTATTCAGCCCAAGTGCAACAGGAATGGGGCTCGGAAATGCGCTGGGCCAAACGAATTGCAGCGCTGTTCTATCGCTTTCCGGGGTTGGGCTATAAAGTGGGGGTCAAACGACCGGGAGCCACTCGGCGTATGGGGCAAATCTTGGCGGGAGAATTGCGCTACAGCGATGTGGCCGGATCCGCCATTCGCAAATTAAGTGGTGGCATGCTTTCTTAAGGTTTAGCTCAACTGACAGGCTTCGGGAGATGGGCAGAGTCATTAAAACGCTTGCTAATCAACAGACAATTGCGGCCATCCGCTTGGCGAGTGTAGCTGAGGCGGCTGGTCAGGGCTTTCATCAGTAAAATGCCGCGTCCCCCTTCTGAGTCTGTGTCCAGCTCTGCTGGCAATTGTTGGGCAAATACCTCTAGGTCAAATTCCTGCCCCTGATCCCAGATGCGCAACTCCAACCATTGCGGCGCTAATACCAGCTCAATATCGATCGGCGTGCTTTCCGGTAGGGCCTGGTGGGCATGGCGAACGACGTTGGTAAACCCTTCTGCAAGCACCAACTGACATTCCATCCAAATGGGATCCGGGATGCCCGAATTGCGAAAGGCTTCAAACCACGTCAAAACTTGGCCGAGAGCATCCAAAGTGGTGCTGACTCTCAGCGGGAAAGCCTGTCCATCACTGGCAGGGATCCCTAATGTGTTCAAAGTCGAACTCCAGCCTTCAGGGTGAGACTTGCCTGCATCAACCGTACATCGATCAACCTGATCAATATTTTAAGGTTCTGGCCGGGTTTGTCATCCGCAGAGGTTCAAGGGGCGATGATCAAATCCACACGGCGGTTCTGCTGTCGTCCAGCTTCTGTATCGTTATCGGCCACCGGGGCGGTGGGGCCGAAGCCAGAGGTGGTCCAACTGATGCGATTGTCTTCGGGTAGCAACTTGATTAAGTAATCTTTGACGGCATTGGCACGGCGCAAAGACAGAGCCAAGTTGTAATTCAAGGAGCCAATGTTGTCGGTGTGGCCATTCACTTGAATACGGGCTTCTGGCATCGACTCCAAAGATTCTGCCACCTGGGCCAAAAGGGAGGCCGCCTCAGGGCGAATTTCTGCTTTATCAAAATCAAACATCAAATCCCCCGGCAGGCTGATGGTCTGGGTTCCCACCTGAAACGATGTGGGGGTGGGAGTTGCCGTGGGGGTCGGGGTGGGTTGGGGCAGAGTGCTGTCCGCATCCGCTTCTCCAGTTGCAATTTCGGCAGTAGTAGAAGACTCCGTCACCCGTTCTGGTTCCCCTGCTTGGGAACGTAACCGCTGCAGGCGCGATTCCAGTTCTTCAATCCGCATCAACAACTGAATGACCTGCTGGCGCATTTCCCGAATTTCAGCTTCGATATCGGTAAAGCTCTCGCGGTCTGCCGGATCAACCACCGGAGGGTTGGCCTGGGGTTGGGGTGGAGAGAGGGTGGCCAGGATCTGGGGGGTCGGCAAAGTCGGTTCAGGGGGAGAAAAGCCTGGATCTGGCTGTGTCTGGGTTTGAGCTTGCTGAGGCAGTACCATCCCGGCGAGGATCCCGCTGCTGAGCAAAAGGATCCCACTGAGTAGGTTGAGTGAAAAGTGGAGTGAAGAAGTGGAGTGCTGGCGGGGTGTGCGCGACATCGATGGCGAACCTCCGGCTGAGTGGACAGACTTGGGGTAGGAATTTTACCCAATCCTAGCCAGAGGCCGGATCTTGCCAAGGGGATTGTCAGTCGGTCTGGCTACCACTTCCCGCTAGGAGTTAATCAAAGAGTTAATCAAAACTAATGCGGCCTCGATAGCGCCCAATGATGGTCAACCCGTGGGCGGGATTCGCCAAATCAACCGTAAAGGGTGGAAAGCGGGGATTATCGCTGATCACTTTGACCTGGGATCCGGGCAGGCGCTGCAGCCGTTTGACCAGTAAATCCCCATCCATTTGAAAAACGTAAATACCTTCGCGGCTGTTGTCTTCCCCCTCCAGCCGTTCCACGAAGATCAAATCCCCATCTTCCAAGGTGGGAGACATGCTATCCCCCTGCACCCGAATCAGGCTGAGCTCAGCGGGGTTTCCCTTCAGGCGTGCCCGCAACCAGCTGCGTTCAAACCCGATCACCGATTCGATGGATTCTTCGCGCACCAGTACTCCCGTCCCGGCGGAAGCGGTCACATCGATAAAAGGCACATAGATGTACTCCGTTTCCGCGTCGGCAGTCTGCACCTGCGGGGATCCCTCGCCGGTGATTAACCAACTGAGGTTTACTCCGCCCACTTGGGCGATTTGCAGGGCTTTGTCAATGCTGGGGACGGATCCCTTCAAGTAGCTGCGTAGGGCAGTATCACTAATTCCGGCCCGGCGACCAAAAGCATAGATGGCCTCAGTGCCGATCACCTGTCGCAAGCGGGCTGCAAACGTGGAGCTAGAAGGAGAGTGCATCGGGTTCAACACTACAGGTTGTGGAAAGCAGAACTCTCCCCCACTATATCTTGACTACCCAGCGATTTGTGGGTAGCCTAAGTCTAGAGCTTAACTAAATTTAGTGAATTTTCTGCTGAAGTCAATTGTTTTTGGTGAGTCTTACCAGTTTGTGTTGTTGAGGAGTGGATATGCAATCAAAATCGGGTCGCCCATCTTTGGCTCTGCTGCCATCGCAACGGGAAGGTTGGCTGCAGCGCTACCTACGCTTTTTGCGGGGGGATTCGCCTGTTGTGCAAGCGGTTTCTGGTCAACCTGTCCCTCAGGTTAAAAAGGACTCTCGCCCTTTGCAGGTGGTGCCTTCAGCAAACTCCGATCGAACCCATCAAGAGCCCCTTTCCCTTCAGCTTTGGCGGGAAGGCCGCAAAGTCGAGCGTATTTTTGCCCAAAATCGCATTCAGCGGGCAGCCAAACGTCGGGATCTACGCCCATCCAGCTCCATCACCCCGTGGGGATCCTGATAGGATTTAGGGTGCGTCCATGCTTCAGGATTTTCCCTGTCCCACATATCCCACTCTCTATGACTTCCTCCGATTTCAAACGCTGGCTAGATAATCTCCTGATTGCCATCGTTTTTCTGGTATTTGCCGGGTTCATTGGGTTTGTCTTTTCGGTAACAGGGGCATTTGTCGGGATCCCGCTGGGCTACAAACTTTGGATGCGGCTCTGGTTGCCTTTGTTTCAACCCGCTCTGGGGATCCTGATGGCTGGGGCTTTGCTGATCGGGGTTTGGGGTTGGTGGGAAAAGCGTCGTCAGGGATCCGAAAAAATCGATTAGTTACACCAGTAACTCCCCTGCTCAGCCCAAGTGGATCCCATTTGTGGGGTTTACCCTTTGGCAAGACCCTATCCAGAGCAATCGTGATCATTACCAGAATTGAAGATCTGCAGGCACAGGAGAGCTACAGACTGGCTCTATACTGGAAACGTATCTAAATGTTGAGCAACCCGGGCGGTCTAGCGTTGTGTTTGTTCTACCCAACTACGAGTATTTGCTGGTTTTTCTGCTCCTGTGCTCTCTGCTGCCAATTTTGGCTCTGACGGCATCTGCCTTTTTGGCTCCGAAGCGACGGGGCGCTTTGCGGCGCAGCACCTATGAGTCAGGTATGGAACCGGTGGGGCAAGCCTGGATTCAGTTCAACATTCGTTATTACATGTTTGCCCTGGTTTTCGTCATTTTTGATGTGGAGACGGTGTTTCTCTATCCCTGGGCGGTGGCGTTTCATCGCTTGGGGCTGTTGGCCTTTGTGGAGGCCCTGATTTTTATCGCCATCCTTGTGGTGGGCCTTGTGTACGCTTGGAGAAAAGGAGCACTGGAATGGTCATGACCTCTCAGAAGCCTCAGGTATTGTTTCCGGGGGCAGCCCCGGAGGTGACCTCCGACCTTTCTAACAATGTCGTTCTCACCACCGTGAACGACCTCTATAACTGGGCCAAAATGTCCAGTCTCTGGCCACTGCTATACGGCACGGCCTGCTGCTTCATTGAGTTTGCGGCTATGCTCGGATCCCGGTTTGACTTCGACCGGTTTGGCCTTTTGCCCCGTTCTTCCCCCCGCACGGCAGACTTGATCGTGACAGCGGGCACCGTAACCATGAAGATGGCTCCCGCTTTGGTCAAGCTCTACCAGCAAATGCCCGAACCCAAGTATGTGATCGCCATGGGAGCCTGCACCATTACCGGTGGCATGTTTAGCTCCGATTCCTACAGTGCCGTGCGTGGTGTGGACAAGCTGATCCCGGTGGATGTGTACATTCCTGGCTGCCCGCCTCGCCCAGAAGCAATCATGGATGCCATTGTCAAGCTGCGCAAAAAGATTGCCACCGAAGATATGCGGGAGCGGGATCGCTTGCTGCAAACCCACCGTTACTACACCGTGAAGCATAACCTCAAGCCTGTACCCGAGATCATCACGGGCAAGTACCTGGAAAATGAGGCCCGTCAGGCTCCACCCCCGGAATTAGCTGCCGCGATTGGCTTGCTTGTACCCCCTGCGCT contains:
- a CDS encoding XRE family transcriptional regulator, which codes for MHSPSSSTFAARLRQVIGTEAIYAFGRRAGISDTALRSYLKGSVPSIDKALQIAQVGGVNLSWLITGEGSPQVQTADAETEYIYVPFIDVTASAGTGVLVREESIESVIGFERSWLRARLKGNPAELSLIRVQGDSMSPTLEDGDLIFVERLEGEDNSREGIYVFQMDGDLLVKRLQRLPGSQVKVISDNPRFPPFTVDLANPAHGLTIIGRYRGRISFD
- a CDS encoding geranylgeranyl reductase family protein, producing the protein MSQLYDCVIVGAGPAGGSAAYHLAKRGRSVLVLEKDPLPRYKPCGGGVSPMVAAWFDFDFSPAISLTIRQIRYTWRSGDPVVADLELKDPVWMVRRDVFDHYLMQQAQGQGATLQAECAVSGIEWQSDRWQVMTASGPVWGKYLVGADGAKGSMAKWLGFQERQRRLAAALEAEVPVSQPQTAAAHFDFGAVSNGYIWNFPKADGYSIGAGTFRGGEKQNLRQIAADYAQTFGVDLNSVKQFGHPICLWDEDQPLHTQNALLAGDAACVIDPFTAEGIRPSLLTGLLAAQAIDSALTGNRDALANYSAQVQQEWGSEMRWAKRIAALFYRFPGLGYKVGVKRPGATRRMGQILAGELRYSDVAGSAIRKLSGGMLS
- the ndhC gene encoding NADH-quinone oxidoreductase subunit A produces the protein MFVLPNYEYLLVFLLLCSLLPILALTASAFLAPKRRGALRRSTYESGMEPVGQAWIQFNIRYYMFALVFVIFDVETVFLYPWAVAFHRLGLLAFVEALIFIAILVVGLVYAWRKGALEWS
- a CDS encoding NADH dehydrogenase subunit K; translated protein: MVMTSQKPQVLFPGAAPEVTSDLSNNVVLTTVNDLYNWAKMSSLWPLLYGTACCFIEFAAMLGSRFDFDRFGLLPRSSPRTADLIVTAGTVTMKMAPALVKLYQQMPEPKYVIAMGACTITGGMFSSDSYSAVRGVDKLIPVDVYIPGCPPRPEAIMDAIVKLRKKIATEDMRERDRLLQTHRYYTVKHNLKPVPEIITGKYLENEARQAPPPELAAAIGLLVPPALQTADLKQAEQQFKALRGGM
- a CDS encoding ATP-binding protein — protein: MNTLGIPASDGQAFPLRVSTTLDALGQVLTWFEAFRNSGIPDPIWMECQLVLAEGFTNVVRHAHQALPESTPIDIELVLAPQWLELRIWDQGQEFDLEVFAQQLPAELDTDSEGGRGILLMKALTSRLSYTRQADGRNCLLISKRFNDSAHLPKPVS
- a CDS encoding OmpA family protein encodes the protein MSRTPRQHSTSSLHFSLNLLSGILLLSSGILAGMVLPQQAQTQTQPDPGFSPPEPTLPTPQILATLSPPQPQANPPVVDPADRESFTDIEAEIREMRQQVIQLLMRIEELESRLQRLRSQAGEPERVTESSTTAEIATGEADADSTLPQPTPTPTATPTPTSFQVGTQTISLPGDLMFDFDKAEIRPEAASLLAQVAESLESMPEARIQVNGHTDNIGSLNYNLALSLRRANAVKDYLIKLLPEDNRISWTTSGFGPTAPVADNDTEAGRQQNRRVDLIIAP